The genomic region CGAGAACTGCATGAAGAACGGACTGATCGTCATTCCTGCGGGAAATGACGTCGTAAGGATATATCCGCCCCTGACGGTAACCTATGAGGAGCTTGAGGAAGGTCTGGCGCTCATCAGGAAATCCGCATCGGAAATGGGCATAGGTGACTGATATGAAAAAAGACTTTTTAACACTCAGAGACTGGAGCGCAGACGACCTTAAACAGATGATAGAGACAGCCATAAGGCTGAAAGCGGAGAACAAGAACAACGTCCGCCACCACCATCTGGAAGGCAAAAAACTCGCAATGATCTTCGAAAAGCCCTCCACAAGAACCCGTGTTTCTTTTGAAGTGGGCATGTATGAGCTGGGCGGCTATCCTCTGAACCTCAGCGGAAACGACATTCAGCTCGGCAGAGGCGAAACCGTTAAGGATACGGCACGCACCCTCTCAAGATACGTTGACGGGATCATGATCCGCACCAAAGGACACGAGATAATCGAAGAACTGGCAAAATATGCCACAGTGCCCGTAATAAACGGTCTCACGGACGACTTTCACCCCTGTCAGGTGATGGCGGACGTTATGACCATTTTCGAATACAAAAAAACATATAAGGTCAAGGTTGCTTTCATCGGCGACGGAAACAATATGGCTCAGTCATGGATGTACGGAGCGGCGAAATTCGGCATGGACATCAGCGTTGCATCACCCGAAGGCTACGAGTGCAAACAGCGTGTTTATGACGAGGCGAGGAAGACAGCCGAAACCACCGGTGCTAAAATAGAGATGGTTCGTGATCCCTACGAAGCAGTTCAGAACGCCGACATAATCTATACGGACGTATGGGCAAGCATGGGGCAGGAAGCAGAGAAAGAGGCACGCAAAGCTATCTTCAAAGACTATCAGGTAAATGCAAAACTCATGGCGGCAACGGGAAAGGATACTCTTTTCATGCACTGTCTGCCCGCATACATGGGGCTTGAGGTCACAGAGGACGTATTTGAAAGCAAGAACTCGATAGTCTGGGACGAAGCGGAGAACAGACTCCACGTTCAGAAGGCTATCATGCTCGCAGTTATGGGGAATAAATAGGGAATCCCTCCAAACTTCCTTTAGTAAAGGAGGGTCGGGGTGGATTTTCTTAATA from Seleniivibrio woodruffii harbors:
- the argF gene encoding ornithine carbamoyltransferase, which produces MKKDFLTLRDWSADDLKQMIETAIRLKAENKNNVRHHHLEGKKLAMIFEKPSTRTRVSFEVGMYELGGYPLNLSGNDIQLGRGETVKDTARTLSRYVDGIMIRTKGHEIIEELAKYATVPVINGLTDDFHPCQVMADVMTIFEYKKTYKVKVAFIGDGNNMAQSWMYGAAKFGMDISVASPEGYECKQRVYDEARKTAETTGAKIEMVRDPYEAVQNADIIYTDVWASMGQEAEKEARKAIFKDYQVNAKLMAATGKDTLFMHCLPAYMGLEVTEDVFESKNSIVWDEAENRLHVQKAIMLAVMGNK